Proteins encoded together in one Acanthopagrus latus isolate v.2019 chromosome 19, fAcaLat1.1, whole genome shotgun sequence window:
- the smarcd3b gene encoding SWI/SNF-related matrix-associated actin-dependent regulator of chromatin subfamily D member 3b isoform X5: MERKRPGMPSGARMPHQGAPMGPPGPPYGGSPAVRPGLPSPVMEPSRKRPAPSQQVQQQQQQQQQQQQQQAVQNRARKKPVGFPGANEMPARQMDMREPQSDPTLGSNAKRRKMADKILPQRIRELVPESQAYMDLLAFERKLDQTIMRKRVDIQEALKRPMKQQKRKLRLYISNTFNPARPDADDSDGSIASWELRVEGKLLDDPGKQKKKFSSFFKSLVIELDKDLYGPDNHLVEDCLGVVRPHLTHTAVNWHRTPTTQETDGFQVKRPGDVSVRCTLLLMLDYQPPQFKLDPRLARLLGIHTQTRSCIIQALWQYIKTNKLQDSHDKEYINCDKYFQQIFDCPRLKFSEIPQRLTNLLLPPDPIVINHVISVDPNDQKKTACYDIDVEVEDPLKSQMSSFLLSTANQQEIASLDNKIHETIESINQLKIQRDFMLSFSRDPKGYIQDWLKSQSRDLKLMTDVVGNPEEERRAAFYHEPWSQEAVSRYFYCKIQQRRQELEQALAVRNT; the protein is encoded by the exons CGTCCTGGCATGCCGTCTGGAGCGAGGATGCCCCACCAGGGAGCTCCCATGGGCCCCCCCGGCCCACCGTACGGAGGGAGCCCGGCGGTGCGGCCCGGCCTGCCCTCCCCGGTGATGGAGCCCAGCCGTAAGAGGCCTGCCCCCTCCCAGcaggtccagcagcagcagcagcaacaacagcagcagcagcagcagcaggccgtCCAGAACCGGGCCAGGAA GAAGCCAGTCGGATTCCCGGGAGCCAATGAGATGCCGGCGAGGCAGATGGACATGAGAGAGCCCCAATCAGATCCCACGCTCGGATCAAA tGCTAAGAGAAGGAAAATGGCAGACAAGATTCTTCCGCAAAGG ATCCGTGAGCTGGTCCCCGAGTCTCAGGCCTACATGGATCTGCTGGCGTTTGAGCGCAAACTGGACCAGACCATCATGCGCAAACGTGTGGACATCCAGGAGGCGCTGAAGAGACCGATGAAG CAGCAAAAGCGTAAACTGAGACTTTACATATCCAACACCTTCAACCCTGCCAGACCGGACGCTGATGACTCAGACGGCAGCATTGCATCTTGGGAACTGCGAGTGGAGGGAAAGTTGCTGGATGAT ccGGGGAAGCAGAAAAAGAAGTTCTCTTCGTTTTTTAAGAGCCTGGTGATTGAGCTGGACAAAGACCTCTACGGTCCTGACAACCACCTGGTTGAG GACTGTCTGGGTGTGGTTCGGCCACATTTGACTCACACTGCTGTCAAC TGGCACCGCACGCCCACCACCCAGGAGACGGACGGCTTCCAGGTGAAGAGGCCGGGAGACGTGAGCGTGCgctgcactctgctgctgatgctggactaccag CCTCCCCAGTTTAAGCTGGACCCTCGCCTGGCTCGCCTGCTTGGCATTCACACTCAGACCCGCTCCTGCATCATCCAGGCCCTCTGGCAGTACATCAAGACCAACAAGCTGCAGGACTCCCATGACAAGGAGTACATCAACTGTGACAAGTACTTCCAACAG ATCTTTGACTGCCCTCGGCTGAAGTTCTCTGAGATCCCTCAGCGCCTCACCAACCTCCTCTTACCCCCCGACCCCATCGTCATCAACCACGTCATCAG CGTGGATCCAAACGACCAGAAGAAGACGGCCTGCTACGACATCGACGTGGAGGTGGAAGACCCCCTGAAGAGCCAGATGagcagcttcctcctctccaccgcCAACCAGCAGGAGATCGCCTCGCTCGACAACAAG ATCCACGAGACCATCGAGTCCATCAACCAGCTGAAGATCCAGAGGGACTTCATGCTCAGTTTCTCCAGAGATCCCAAGGGCTACATCCAGGACTGGCTCAAATCCCAGAGCCGAGACCTTAAG CTGATGACAGACGTGGTGGGGAaccctgaggaggagaggagggcggCGTTTTACCACGAGCCCTGGTCCCAGGAGGCCGTCAGCCGCTATTTCTACTGcaag ATccagcagaggagacaggagcTGGAACAGGCCTTAGCTGTGCGCAACACCTAA
- the smarcd3b gene encoding SWI/SNF-related matrix-associated actin-dependent regulator of chromatin subfamily D member 3b isoform X1: MATEETAGGARKATKSKLFEFLVHGVRPGMPSGARMPHQGAPMGPPGPPYGGSPAVRPGLPSPVMEPSRKRPAPSQQVQQQQQQQQQQQQQQAVQNRARKKPVGFPGANEMPARQMDMREPQSDPTLGSNAKRRKMADKILPQRIRELVPESQAYMDLLAFERKLDQTIMRKRVDIQEALKRPMKQQKRKLRLYISNTFNPARPDADDSDGSIASWELRVEGKLLDDPGKQKKKFSSFFKSLVIELDKDLYGPDNHLVEDCLGVVRPHLTHTAVNWHRTPTTQETDGFQVKRPGDVSVRCTLLLMLDYQPPQFKLDPRLARLLGIHTQTRSCIIQALWQYIKTNKLQDSHDKEYINCDKYFQQIFDCPRLKFSEIPQRLTNLLLPPDPIVINHVISVDPNDQKKTACYDIDVEVEDPLKSQMSSFLLSTANQQEIASLDNKIHETIESINQLKIQRDFMLSFSRDPKGYIQDWLKSQSRDLKLMTDVVGNPEEERRAAFYHEPWSQEAVSRYFYCKIQQRRQELEQALAVRNT, from the exons ATGGCTACGGAGGAGACGGCGGGGGGAGCCAGGAAAGCCACCAAGAGCAAACTGTTTGAGTTCCTGGTCCATGGAGTG CGTCCTGGCATGCCGTCTGGAGCGAGGATGCCCCACCAGGGAGCTCCCATGGGCCCCCCCGGCCCACCGTACGGAGGGAGCCCGGCGGTGCGGCCCGGCCTGCCCTCCCCGGTGATGGAGCCCAGCCGTAAGAGGCCTGCCCCCTCCCAGcaggtccagcagcagcagcagcaacaacagcagcagcagcagcagcaggccgtCCAGAACCGGGCCAGGAA GAAGCCAGTCGGATTCCCGGGAGCCAATGAGATGCCGGCGAGGCAGATGGACATGAGAGAGCCCCAATCAGATCCCACGCTCGGATCAAA tGCTAAGAGAAGGAAAATGGCAGACAAGATTCTTCCGCAAAGG ATCCGTGAGCTGGTCCCCGAGTCTCAGGCCTACATGGATCTGCTGGCGTTTGAGCGCAAACTGGACCAGACCATCATGCGCAAACGTGTGGACATCCAGGAGGCGCTGAAGAGACCGATGAAG CAGCAAAAGCGTAAACTGAGACTTTACATATCCAACACCTTCAACCCTGCCAGACCGGACGCTGATGACTCAGACGGCAGCATTGCATCTTGGGAACTGCGAGTGGAGGGAAAGTTGCTGGATGAT ccGGGGAAGCAGAAAAAGAAGTTCTCTTCGTTTTTTAAGAGCCTGGTGATTGAGCTGGACAAAGACCTCTACGGTCCTGACAACCACCTGGTTGAG GACTGTCTGGGTGTGGTTCGGCCACATTTGACTCACACTGCTGTCAAC TGGCACCGCACGCCCACCACCCAGGAGACGGACGGCTTCCAGGTGAAGAGGCCGGGAGACGTGAGCGTGCgctgcactctgctgctgatgctggactaccag CCTCCCCAGTTTAAGCTGGACCCTCGCCTGGCTCGCCTGCTTGGCATTCACACTCAGACCCGCTCCTGCATCATCCAGGCCCTCTGGCAGTACATCAAGACCAACAAGCTGCAGGACTCCCATGACAAGGAGTACATCAACTGTGACAAGTACTTCCAACAG ATCTTTGACTGCCCTCGGCTGAAGTTCTCTGAGATCCCTCAGCGCCTCACCAACCTCCTCTTACCCCCCGACCCCATCGTCATCAACCACGTCATCAG CGTGGATCCAAACGACCAGAAGAAGACGGCCTGCTACGACATCGACGTGGAGGTGGAAGACCCCCTGAAGAGCCAGATGagcagcttcctcctctccaccgcCAACCAGCAGGAGATCGCCTCGCTCGACAACAAG ATCCACGAGACCATCGAGTCCATCAACCAGCTGAAGATCCAGAGGGACTTCATGCTCAGTTTCTCCAGAGATCCCAAGGGCTACATCCAGGACTGGCTCAAATCCCAGAGCCGAGACCTTAAG CTGATGACAGACGTGGTGGGGAaccctgaggaggagaggagggcggCGTTTTACCACGAGCCCTGGTCCCAGGAGGCCGTCAGCCGCTATTTCTACTGcaag ATccagcagaggagacaggagcTGGAACAGGCCTTAGCTGTGCGCAACACCTAA
- the smarcd3b gene encoding SWI/SNF-related matrix-associated actin-dependent regulator of chromatin subfamily D member 3b isoform X6 — MPSGARMPHQGAPMGPPGPPYGGSPAVRPGLPSPVMEPSRKRPAPSQQVQQQQQQQQQQQQQQAVQNRARKKPVGFPGANEMPARQMDMREPQSDPTLGSNAKRRKMADKILPQRIRELVPESQAYMDLLAFERKLDQTIMRKRVDIQEALKRPMKQQKRKLRLYISNTFNPARPDADDSDGSIASWELRVEGKLLDDPGKQKKKFSSFFKSLVIELDKDLYGPDNHLVEDCLGVVRPHLTHTAVNWHRTPTTQETDGFQVKRPGDVSVRCTLLLMLDYQPPQFKLDPRLARLLGIHTQTRSCIIQALWQYIKTNKLQDSHDKEYINCDKYFQQIFDCPRLKFSEIPQRLTNLLLPPDPIVINHVISVDPNDQKKTACYDIDVEVEDPLKSQMSSFLLSTANQQEIASLDNKIHETIESINQLKIQRDFMLSFSRDPKGYIQDWLKSQSRDLKLMTDVVGNPEEERRAAFYHEPWSQEAVSRYFYCKIQQRRQELEQALAVRNT, encoded by the exons ATGCCGTCTGGAGCGAGGATGCCCCACCAGGGAGCTCCCATGGGCCCCCCCGGCCCACCGTACGGAGGGAGCCCGGCGGTGCGGCCCGGCCTGCCCTCCCCGGTGATGGAGCCCAGCCGTAAGAGGCCTGCCCCCTCCCAGcaggtccagcagcagcagcagcaacaacagcagcagcagcagcagcaggccgtCCAGAACCGGGCCAGGAA GAAGCCAGTCGGATTCCCGGGAGCCAATGAGATGCCGGCGAGGCAGATGGACATGAGAGAGCCCCAATCAGATCCCACGCTCGGATCAAA tGCTAAGAGAAGGAAAATGGCAGACAAGATTCTTCCGCAAAGG ATCCGTGAGCTGGTCCCCGAGTCTCAGGCCTACATGGATCTGCTGGCGTTTGAGCGCAAACTGGACCAGACCATCATGCGCAAACGTGTGGACATCCAGGAGGCGCTGAAGAGACCGATGAAG CAGCAAAAGCGTAAACTGAGACTTTACATATCCAACACCTTCAACCCTGCCAGACCGGACGCTGATGACTCAGACGGCAGCATTGCATCTTGGGAACTGCGAGTGGAGGGAAAGTTGCTGGATGAT ccGGGGAAGCAGAAAAAGAAGTTCTCTTCGTTTTTTAAGAGCCTGGTGATTGAGCTGGACAAAGACCTCTACGGTCCTGACAACCACCTGGTTGAG GACTGTCTGGGTGTGGTTCGGCCACATTTGACTCACACTGCTGTCAAC TGGCACCGCACGCCCACCACCCAGGAGACGGACGGCTTCCAGGTGAAGAGGCCGGGAGACGTGAGCGTGCgctgcactctgctgctgatgctggactaccag CCTCCCCAGTTTAAGCTGGACCCTCGCCTGGCTCGCCTGCTTGGCATTCACACTCAGACCCGCTCCTGCATCATCCAGGCCCTCTGGCAGTACATCAAGACCAACAAGCTGCAGGACTCCCATGACAAGGAGTACATCAACTGTGACAAGTACTTCCAACAG ATCTTTGACTGCCCTCGGCTGAAGTTCTCTGAGATCCCTCAGCGCCTCACCAACCTCCTCTTACCCCCCGACCCCATCGTCATCAACCACGTCATCAG CGTGGATCCAAACGACCAGAAGAAGACGGCCTGCTACGACATCGACGTGGAGGTGGAAGACCCCCTGAAGAGCCAGATGagcagcttcctcctctccaccgcCAACCAGCAGGAGATCGCCTCGCTCGACAACAAG ATCCACGAGACCATCGAGTCCATCAACCAGCTGAAGATCCAGAGGGACTTCATGCTCAGTTTCTCCAGAGATCCCAAGGGCTACATCCAGGACTGGCTCAAATCCCAGAGCCGAGACCTTAAG CTGATGACAGACGTGGTGGGGAaccctgaggaggagaggagggcggCGTTTTACCACGAGCCCTGGTCCCAGGAGGCCGTCAGCCGCTATTTCTACTGcaag ATccagcagaggagacaggagcTGGAACAGGCCTTAGCTGTGCGCAACACCTAA